The following are encoded together in the Alphaproteobacteria bacterium genome:
- the trpB gene encoding tryptophan synthase subunit beta, with product MNALNSYRAGPDERGHFGIFGGRYVAETLMPLILDLEKAYEAAKADPAFKAELEKLNTHYAGRPSPLYHAERLTAELGGAKIYFKRDELNHTGSHKINNVLGQVLLAKRMGKTRVIAETGAGQHGVATATACALFNIPCVVFMGSVDVERQAPNVFRMKMLGAEVRPVTAGSATLKDAMNEALRDWVATVETTFYCIGTVAGPHPYPSMVRDFQSVIGKETREQMMVAEGRLPDTLVACIGGGSNAMGLFHPFLDDKDIRIIGVEAGGKGVHTGEHAASLTGGRPGVLHGNLTYLLQDSDGQITEAHSISAGLDYPGIGPEHAWLKDVGRVEYVSATDDEALAAFQKLSRVEGIIPALEPAHALAHVLKLAPTLPKTNLLVMNLCGRGDKDVFAVAERLGVKL from the coding sequence ATGAACGCGTTGAACAGCTATCGCGCCGGTCCGGACGAGCGCGGCCATTTTGGCATCTTCGGGGGTCGCTACGTCGCCGAGACGCTGATGCCGCTGATCCTCGACCTGGAGAAGGCCTACGAGGCGGCCAAGGCCGATCCGGCGTTCAAGGCCGAGCTGGAGAAGCTCAACACCCATTACGCCGGGCGGCCCAGCCCGCTCTATCACGCCGAGCGGCTGACGGCCGAGCTGGGCGGCGCCAAGATCTACTTCAAGCGCGACGAGCTCAACCACACCGGCTCGCACAAGATCAACAACGTGCTGGGCCAGGTGCTGCTGGCCAAGCGCATGGGCAAGACGCGGGTGATCGCCGAGACCGGCGCCGGCCAGCACGGCGTGGCCACCGCGACGGCCTGCGCGCTGTTCAACATCCCCTGCGTCGTCTTCATGGGCTCGGTCGACGTCGAGCGCCAGGCGCCCAACGTGTTCCGCATGAAGATGCTGGGCGCCGAGGTCCGACCCGTCACCGCAGGCTCGGCGACGCTGAAGGACGCGATGAACGAGGCGTTGCGCGACTGGGTCGCCACCGTCGAGACCACATTCTACTGCATCGGCACGGTGGCCGGCCCGCATCCCTATCCGTCGATGGTCAGGGACTTCCAGTCGGTGATCGGCAAGGAAACGCGCGAGCAGATGATGGTCGCCGAGGGCCGCCTGCCCGACACGCTGGTGGCCTGCATCGGCGGCGGCAGCAACGCCATGGGCCTGTTCCATCCCTTCCTCGACGACAAGGACATCCGCATCATCGGCGTCGAGGCCGGCGGCAAGGGCGTGCATACCGGCGAGCACGCCGCCTCGCTCACCGGCGGCAGGCCGGGCGTGCTGCACGGCAACCTCACCTACCTGCTGCAGGACAGCGATGGGCAGATCACCGAGGCGCATTCGATCTCGGCCGGCCTCGACTATCCCGGCATCGGCCCGGAGCATGCCTGGCTGAAGGATGTCGGGCGCGTCGAGTACGTCTCGGCGACCGACGACGAGGCGCTGGCGGCCTTCCAGAAGCTCAGCCGCGTCGAGGGCATCATCCCCGCGCTCGAGCCGGCGCACGCGCTGGCGCACGTGCTGAAGCTCGCGCCGACCTTGCCGAAGACCAACCTGCTGGTGATGAACTTGTGCGGCCGCGGCGACAAGGATGTCTTCGCGGTGGCCGAGCGCCTGGGAGTGAAGCTGTGA
- a CDS encoding TonB-dependent hemoglobin/transferrin/lactoferrin family receptor — protein sequence MRRRVSGRIVRATSLSIAAAFAGGALAASALAQTTPATPIPATVLDPVSIDATRTARPVSQVPGSVSVVEGEQIDRQQPNHWGDLIRSLPSVELSGGPRSSGIQPNIRGLEGERVQIRIDGARQDFQNEHKGRVFVDPDMLKRVEVVRGPQSTLYGSGAIAGLLSFTTKDAADFLQPGQNWGFRVKAGYQSAPDMGMGSFTGFARAGMFDVVASGLYRNGSDIRQGGGTTLPFSALDVMSGLIKVGARVAPDARVSFSWLGHRDTGYSTTSPNTASTTSPADRSNLQHTFAANFSYNPAKNPWFDFRGTIYHTRLDVHERRFSDSRVDGSFFRTTGIDFANSNNFAVNDWMGVRLTYGIDGYIQYVSGTRNSLPRTQYPNAHGDAFGLFAQSELKFFDIVTLTPGGRFDRFSRRPENSALGPDLEASRFSPRVSVAVEPVKWLNVYGLYAEAFRAPALNELYVSGSHFPGNLFIPNPNLRPETARNREVGVNFKFDDLLTKNDRLRARLVYFNTNYDDFIDSIVTFTTTTNVNRSRANISGFEAEIAYAGFGFFGSIAASRIRGDQTSPTNTPLSSIPGDKLGLTAGYTHEPWGVTFGGRAKFVADQNRVPTGTSATPGYSLFDLFVSWEPVTGPLAGVRMDFGIDNITDRRYRDHLSAVGDYGRNFKFTTAFQF from the coding sequence ATGCGCCGCCGCGTTTCCGGCCGGATAGTCCGTGCCACCAGCCTGTCGATCGCCGCCGCCTTCGCCGGCGGAGCCCTTGCCGCATCGGCCCTGGCCCAGACCACGCCGGCCACGCCGATCCCCGCGACCGTGCTCGACCCGGTATCGATCGATGCCACGCGCACGGCGCGGCCGGTATCGCAGGTGCCCGGCTCGGTCTCGGTGGTCGAGGGCGAGCAGATCGATCGCCAGCAGCCCAACCATTGGGGCGACCTGATCCGCAGCCTTCCCAGCGTCGAGCTCAGCGGCGGTCCGCGCTCCAGCGGCATCCAGCCCAACATCCGCGGCCTGGAGGGCGAACGCGTGCAGATCCGCATCGACGGCGCGCGCCAGGACTTCCAGAACGAGCACAAGGGCCGGGTCTTCGTCGATCCCGACATGCTCAAGCGCGTCGAGGTCGTGCGCGGTCCGCAATCGACGCTCTACGGCAGCGGCGCCATCGCCGGCCTGCTGAGCTTCACCACCAAGGACGCCGCCGACTTCCTGCAGCCCGGCCAGAACTGGGGCTTCCGCGTCAAGGCGGGCTACCAGAGCGCACCCGACATGGGCATGGGCTCGTTCACCGGCTTCGCCCGCGCCGGCATGTTCGACGTCGTCGCCTCCGGCCTCTACCGCAACGGCTCCGACATCCGCCAGGGCGGCGGCACCACGCTGCCGTTCTCGGCGCTCGACGTGATGAGCGGCCTGATCAAGGTCGGCGCCCGGGTGGCGCCGGACGCGCGGGTGAGCTTCTCGTGGCTCGGCCATCGCGACACGGGCTACAGCACGACGTCGCCCAACACCGCTTCCACCACCTCGCCGGCCGACCGCTCCAACCTGCAGCACACCTTCGCCGCCAACTTCAGCTACAACCCGGCGAAGAATCCCTGGTTCGACTTCAGGGGCACGATCTATCACACGCGGCTCGACGTGCATGAGCGCCGCTTCAGCGACAGCCGCGTCGACGGATCGTTCTTCCGCACGACCGGCATCGACTTCGCCAACTCCAACAACTTCGCGGTCAACGACTGGATGGGCGTGCGGCTGACCTACGGCATCGACGGCTACATCCAGTATGTCAGCGGCACGCGCAACAGCCTGCCGCGCACGCAATACCCCAACGCGCATGGCGACGCCTTCGGCCTCTTCGCCCAGAGCGAGCTGAAGTTCTTCGACATCGTCACGCTCACGCCGGGTGGCCGCTTCGACCGCTTCTCGCGCCGGCCGGAGAATTCGGCCCTCGGCCCCGACCTCGAGGCGAGCCGCTTCTCGCCGCGTGTCTCGGTCGCCGTCGAGCCGGTGAAATGGCTCAACGTCTACGGCCTGTACGCAGAGGCGTTCCGCGCGCCGGCGCTCAACGAGCTCTACGTCTCGGGCTCGCACTTCCCGGGCAATCTCTTCATCCCCAACCCGAACCTGCGGCCGGAGACGGCGCGTAACCGCGAGGTCGGCGTCAACTTCAAGTTCGACGACCTCCTGACCAAGAACGACCGGCTGCGCGCGCGCCTCGTCTACTTCAACACCAACTACGACGACTTCATCGACTCGATCGTCACCTTCACCACCACGACCAACGTCAACCGTTCGCGCGCCAACATCAGCGGCTTCGAGGCCGAGATCGCCTATGCCGGCTTCGGCTTCTTCGGCAGCATCGCCGCCAGCCGCATCAGGGGTGACCAGACCTCGCCGACCAACACGCCGCTGTCGTCGATCCCCGGCGACAAGCTGGGGCTGACCGCTGGCTACACGCACGAGCCCTGGGGCGTGACCTTCGGCGGCCGCGCCAAGTTCGTCGCCGACCAGAACCGCGTGCCGACGGGCACGTCGGCCACGCCGGGCTACTCGCTGTTCGACCTCTTCGTCAGCTGGGAGCCGGTGACTGGCCCGCTGGCCGGCGTGCGCATGGATTTCGGCATCGACAACATCACCGACCGCCGCTACCGCGACCACCTCTCGGCGGTCGGCGACTACGGCCGCAACTTCAAGTTCACCACCGCCTTTCAGTTCTGA
- the hemP gene encoding hemin uptake protein HemP: MHERTILPPAGPRHERQPFDRVAAAVTQTLPRRANSRDLLGEGKLLVIDHDGAEYLLRVTANGRLLLTK, encoded by the coding sequence ATGCATGAGCGAACCATTCTCCCGCCGGCTGGCCCTCGCCATGAGCGCCAGCCCTTCGACCGGGTCGCCGCCGCGGTGACCCAGACACTGCCGCGCCGCGCCAACAGCCGCGACCTCCTGGGCGAGGGCAAGCTGCTGGTCATCGACCACGACGGCGCGGAGTACCTGCTGCGGGTGACGGCCAACGGCCGCCTGCTGCTGACCAAGTAG
- a CDS encoding hemin-degrading factor — MQGTGNLGERYAAYKTANPNVRIRDAAAAIGSSEAELVALNVGRTATRLRAPLREIIAAAPGLGRVMCLTRNDNVVHERKGRFEDVRVQPPHGLVLGPDIDLRIFFSRWHSGFALAEPTDRGERLSLQFFDRDGMAVFKIYATDGTDRAAWAALVEKMRAPDQDETLVITPYPADEADRPDSEIVLDALRTDWRALRDTHDFFPMLKKHKVGRVQALRLVGEEFVRRLPNTSARAILESVAAAATPIMIFVGSPGCIQIHSGPVKKLMPTGPWFNVLDPDFNLHLRESAIASVFHVRKPTEDGEVNSIELYDARNRQMALIFGARKPGKPELPAWREAIAGLSRPFAA; from the coding sequence ATGCAGGGGACCGGGAATCTTGGCGAGCGTTATGCCGCCTACAAGACGGCCAATCCCAATGTCCGCATCCGCGACGCGGCCGCCGCCATCGGCTCGAGCGAGGCCGAGCTGGTCGCGCTGAATGTCGGCCGGACCGCCACCCGCCTGCGCGCCCCGCTGCGCGAGATCATCGCCGCGGCACCGGGCCTGGGCCGCGTGATGTGCCTGACGCGCAACGACAACGTCGTGCACGAGCGCAAGGGCCGCTTCGAGGATGTGCGCGTGCAGCCGCCGCACGGCCTGGTGCTCGGGCCGGACATCGATCTGCGCATCTTCTTCTCGCGCTGGCACTCGGGCTTCGCGCTCGCCGAGCCGACCGATCGCGGCGAGCGCCTGAGCCTGCAGTTCTTCGACCGCGACGGCATGGCGGTGTTCAAGATCTACGCCACCGACGGCACCGACCGGGCGGCCTGGGCCGCGCTGGTCGAGAAGATGCGCGCGCCTGATCAGGACGAGACGCTGGTCATCACGCCCTATCCGGCCGACGAGGCCGACCGTCCCGATTCCGAGATCGTCCTCGACGCCCTGCGCACCGACTGGCGCGCGCTGCGCGACACGCACGATTTCTTTCCGATGCTGAAGAAGCACAAGGTCGGCCGCGTGCAGGCGCTGCGTCTCGTGGGCGAGGAGTTCGTGCGCAGGCTGCCGAACACATCGGCGCGCGCGATCCTCGAGAGCGTCGCCGCCGCGGCCACGCCGATCATGATCTTCGTCGGCAGCCCCGGCTGCATCCAGATCCACAGCGGGCCGGTGAAGAAGCTGATGCCCACCGGCCCGTGGTTCAACGTGCTCGATCCGGACTTCAACCTGCATCTGCGCGAGAGTGCGATCGCCTCGGTCTTCCACGTGCGCAAGCCGACCGAGGACGGCGAGGTCAACTCGATCGAGCTGTACGACGCGCGCAACCGCCAGATGGCGCTGATCTTCGGTGCCCGCAAGCCGGGCAAGCCGGAACTGCCGGCGTGGCGCGAGGCGATCGCCGGTCTCAGCCGCCCCTTCGCGGCCTGA
- a CDS encoding ABC transporter substrate-binding protein yields the protein MSASILLPRRRALIAAAGAPLLLIGRGAMAGVRVKDARGHEVEIKDASRIVAVGGSVTEVIYALGGERNLVATDSTSLFPAAAQKTPKVGYMRQLSAEGLLSLRPSVVITTTAAGPEAALRQIADAGVAVLVLSDDYSFDAVIAKIEGIGRALGLDKAAADLVTRVRTDMADLSARIVRSKAKPRVLSFLTFGQGGAPQAAGRMTAADGIIRLAGGINVFDAWSGYKPMTPEATVAAAPEVIMLGTQTIETVGGIDKVLADPALALTPAAKNKRVASADALLLLGFGPRTAEAVRIVARVFHPDIEFPARQ from the coding sequence ATGTCCGCCTCCATTCTGCTGCCGCGTCGCCGCGCGCTGATCGCGGCGGCGGGCGCGCCGCTGCTGCTCATCGGCCGCGGCGCGATGGCGGGCGTGCGCGTGAAGGACGCCCGCGGCCACGAGGTCGAGATCAAGGACGCCTCCCGCATCGTCGCCGTCGGCGGCTCGGTGACCGAGGTGATCTACGCCCTGGGCGGCGAACGGAACCTCGTCGCCACCGACAGCACCAGCCTGTTCCCGGCCGCAGCCCAGAAAACGCCCAAGGTCGGCTACATGCGCCAGCTCTCGGCCGAGGGCTTGCTGTCGCTGCGGCCCTCCGTGGTGATCACCACGACGGCGGCGGGCCCCGAAGCGGCCTTGCGCCAGATCGCCGATGCCGGCGTCGCCGTGCTGGTGCTGAGCGACGACTACAGCTTCGACGCGGTGATCGCCAAGATCGAGGGCATCGGCCGCGCGCTCGGGCTCGACAAGGCCGCCGCCGACCTGGTGACCCGGGTGCGCACCGACATGGCCGACCTGTCGGCACGCATCGTGCGGTCCAAGGCGAAGCCGCGCGTGCTGTCCTTCCTGACCTTCGGCCAGGGCGGCGCGCCGCAGGCAGCCGGCCGCATGACGGCGGCCGACGGCATCATCCGGCTGGCCGGCGGCATCAACGTCTTCGACGCCTGGTCGGGCTACAAGCCGATGACCCCCGAGGCGACGGTCGCGGCGGCGCCCGAGGTGATCATGCTCGGCACGCAGACCATCGAGACTGTCGGCGGCATCGACAAGGTCCTGGCCGATCCGGCGCTGGCGTTGACGCCGGCGGCGAAGAACAAGCGTGTCGCCTCGGCCGACGCACTCTTGCTCCTGGGCTTCGGCCCGCGCACGGCGGAGGCCGTTCGCATCGTCGCGCGCGTCTTCCATCCCGACATCGAGTTCCCCGCACGGCAATGA
- a CDS encoding iron ABC transporter permease — MSDLSMPAAAAVPRRVKRHLALMAFGIALALAFLCAVGFGAVRILPGEMLGIVLRALGATIDVDQRLEAVFLAIRLPRAVLALVVGAGLGIAGASMQGMFRNPLADPGLIGVSAGAALAAVAVIVLGGSVLHLITPSQRPWFLPGAAFIGGLIATGLVYRLGTRGGTTSVATMLLAGIAVNALAAAGIGFLTYIADENQLRLLVFWTMGSLGAASWGVILPALPLVVIPALLLLRHHRALDAMALGEREASHLGIEVEDVKTRIVVLVALSVGGAVSVSGIIGFVGLVVPHLVRLIGGPRHALVLPGAAMLGGALMLSADLLARLVMAPAEMPVGIVMAALGAPVFLSIMARRHAATAL; from the coding sequence ATGAGCGACCTCAGCATGCCGGCCGCCGCCGCGGTGCCGCGCCGCGTGAAGCGGCATCTGGCGCTCATGGCCTTCGGCATCGCGCTGGCCCTGGCCTTCCTCTGCGCCGTGGGATTCGGTGCCGTGCGCATCCTGCCCGGCGAGATGCTCGGCATCGTGCTGCGCGCGTTGGGCGCGACCATCGACGTCGACCAGCGCCTCGAGGCGGTGTTCCTCGCCATCCGCCTGCCGCGCGCCGTGCTGGCGCTGGTGGTCGGCGCCGGGCTGGGCATCGCCGGCGCCTCGATGCAGGGCATGTTCCGCAACCCGCTGGCCGATCCCGGCCTGATCGGCGTCTCGGCCGGCGCGGCGCTGGCGGCCGTGGCGGTGATCGTGCTCGGCGGCTCGGTGCTGCACCTGATCACGCCGTCGCAGCGCCCGTGGTTCCTGCCCGGCGCGGCCTTCATCGGCGGCCTGATCGCCACCGGGCTGGTCTACCGCCTGGGCACGCGCGGCGGCACGACCTCGGTCGCCACCATGCTGCTGGCCGGCATCGCCGTGAACGCGCTGGCGGCCGCCGGTATCGGCTTCCTCACCTACATCGCCGACGAGAACCAGCTGCGCCTGCTGGTCTTCTGGACCATGGGCAGCCTGGGCGCGGCGAGCTGGGGCGTGATCCTGCCGGCGCTGCCGCTGGTCGTGATTCCCGCCCTGCTGCTGCTGCGCCATCATCGCGCGCTCGACGCCATGGCGCTGGGCGAGCGCGAGGCGAGCCATCTCGGCATCGAGGTCGAAGACGTCAAGACGCGCATCGTGGTGCTGGTGGCGCTCAGCGTCGGCGGCGCCGTGTCGGTCAGCGGCATCATCGGCTTCGTCGGCCTGGTCGTGCCGCATCTCGTACGCCTGATCGGCGGGCCGCGCCATGCCCTGGTGCTGCCGGGCGCGGCGATGCTGGGCGGCGCGCTGATGCTGTCGGCCGATCTCCTAGCGCGCCTGGTGATGGCGCCGGCCGAGATGCCTGTCGGCATCGTCATGGCCGCCCTGGGCGCACCGGTGTTCCTCTCGATCATGGCGCGGCGCCACGCCGCGACGGCGCTATGA
- a CDS encoding heme ABC transporter ATP-binding protein has protein sequence MTLAVHAVTQRIGRATILEDVSIEVQPGEMLGLLGPNGAGKSTLLGALAGDFRPTLGHASLDGRDFARLDALARARRRAVMRQHGAPAFDFTVREIVELGRSPWVGRSTSAEDRRAVSRALALADVDRFAERAMGTLSGGERQRAQFARALAQLDAPPTEAAAQRYLLLDEPTSSLDLSHQHALLTAVRRLAADGPGVCVVLHDLNLAARYCDRVLVLRQGRAHAVGPPLEVMTPETLEPVYDVRFAALQAGTSTVLAVVG, from the coding sequence ATGACGCTCGCCGTCCACGCCGTCACCCAGCGCATCGGTCGCGCCACCATCCTCGAGGATGTCTCGATCGAGGTGCAGCCGGGCGAGATGCTCGGCCTGCTCGGCCCCAACGGCGCCGGCAAGTCGACGCTGCTGGGTGCGCTCGCCGGCGACTTCAGGCCGACCTTGGGCCACGCCTCGCTGGACGGCCGTGACTTCGCGCGTCTCGACGCCCTGGCACGCGCACGCCGGCGCGCCGTGATGCGCCAGCACGGCGCGCCGGCCTTCGACTTCACCGTGCGCGAGATCGTCGAGCTGGGCCGCTCGCCCTGGGTCGGCCGCTCGACCAGCGCAGAGGATCGCCGCGCCGTATCACGCGCGCTGGCGCTGGCCGATGTCGATCGCTTCGCTGAGCGCGCGATGGGCACGCTGTCGGGCGGCGAGCGGCAACGCGCGCAATTCGCCCGCGCGCTGGCCCAGCTCGACGCGCCGCCGACAGAAGCCGCGGCGCAACGCTACCTGTTGCTCGACGAGCCGACCTCCAGCCTCGACCTGTCGCACCAGCATGCGCTGCTCACGGCGGTGCGACGCCTCGCGGCAGACGGTCCGGGTGTTTGCGTCGTGCTGCACGACCTGAACCTCGCGGCGCGCTACTGCGATCGCGTGCTGGTGCTGCGCCAAGGTCGCGCCCACGCCGTGGGCCCGCCGCTGGAGGTCATGACGCCCGAGACCCTGGAGCCTGTCTACGACGTGCGCTTCGCGGCGCTGCAGGCGGGCACATCGACGGTGCTGGCCGTCGTCGGATAG
- a CDS encoding RidA family protein, whose amino-acid sequence MRTEKRLKELGIELKAPPSPVANYVNAVRTGNLLYLAGKGPGPIRGRLGESMSVEDGYKAARATGVSLIQVMKAELGDLDRVVRIVKVLGMVNCTPEFGDQPRVINGCSDLFVEVFGDRGKHARSAVGMGGLPNQIPVEVEVIVEVGDPPRRRAAAAKRPAARKAAPKAKAKKKAAKKRR is encoded by the coding sequence ATGAGGACCGAGAAGCGTCTCAAGGAACTGGGCATCGAGCTCAAGGCACCGCCGTCGCCGGTGGCCAACTACGTCAACGCCGTGCGCACCGGCAACCTGCTCTATCTCGCCGGAAAGGGCCCGGGCCCGATCAGGGGCCGGCTGGGCGAGAGCATGAGCGTCGAGGACGGCTACAAGGCGGCGCGCGCCACCGGCGTCAGCCTGATCCAGGTGATGAAGGCCGAGCTCGGCGACCTCGACCGCGTCGTGCGCATCGTCAAGGTTCTGGGCATGGTCAATTGCACGCCGGAGTTCGGCGACCAGCCCAGGGTGATCAACGGCTGCTCGGATCTCTTCGTCGAGGTCTTCGGCGATCGCGGCAAGCACGCGCGCTCGGCCGTCGGCATGGGCGGCCTGCCCAACCAGATCCCGGTCGAGGTCGAGGTGATCGTCGAGGTCGGCGATCCGCCGCGTCGTCGTGCCGCCGCCGCCAAGCGCCCGGCCGCGCGCAAGGCCGCGCCGAAAGCCAAGGCGAAGAAGAAGGCGGCGAAGAAGCGGCGTTAG
- a CDS encoding phosphoribosylanthranilate isomerase, with amino-acid sequence MAVVAKICGVRTREALDAAIAGRARYVGFVCYPPSPRHIAFHDLEELVAEVPAHIIRVGLFVDPDDDTLGEYVEEGALDMLQLQGSETPRRIAKIKEATGLPVMKAVHVASREDVEAAIETYAGSADRLMFEPTPAAANALPGGNGLPFDWRALQDVKVPLPWMLAGGLTAANVADAVHASGAKAVDVSSGVESSRGVKSPDMIRAFLSAVARL; translated from the coding sequence ATGGCGGTGGTCGCCAAGATATGCGGCGTCCGCACCAGGGAGGCGCTCGACGCCGCGATCGCCGGGCGGGCGCGCTATGTCGGCTTCGTCTGCTACCCGCCTTCGCCGCGGCACATCGCCTTCCACGATCTCGAGGAACTGGTGGCCGAGGTGCCGGCGCACATCATTCGCGTCGGCCTGTTCGTCGATCCCGACGACGACACGCTGGGCGAGTATGTCGAGGAGGGCGCGCTGGACATGCTGCAGCTTCAGGGCAGCGAGACGCCCCGGCGCATCGCCAAGATCAAGGAGGCCACCGGCCTGCCGGTCATGAAGGCGGTACACGTCGCCTCGCGCGAGGACGTCGAGGCGGCGATCGAGACCTACGCCGGCTCGGCCGACCGCCTGATGTTCGAGCCGACGCCGGCTGCCGCGAATGCGCTGCCCGGCGGCAACGGCCTGCCCTTCGACTGGCGCGCGCTGCAGGACGTGAAGGTGCCGCTGCCCTGGATGCTGGCCGGCGGTCTCACCGCCGCCAACGTCGCCGATGCGGTGCATGCCTCCGGTGCCAAGGCCGTCGACGTGTCGTCGGGCGTCGAATCGAGCCGGGGCGTGAAGTCCCCCGATATGATCCGCGCCTTTCTCTCGGCAGTCGCCAGGCTCTGA
- the pyrF gene encoding orotidine-5'-phosphate decarboxylase, whose product MPLRNPIYAAIDTVDLAQAARVIQRIAGGPVPAVGGIKLGLEFFLAHGAPGVRYAFPEPVRMTGVGFFLDLKLHDIPNTVAGGIRAVAALEPTYITIHAGGGAAMLKAAVDEAGLQAARLGVPRPKLLGVTVLTSLDDADLKATGVNETAADQARRLALLAREGGLDGVICSPQEIATLRAACGPDFLLVTPGIRPAGAAVGDQKRVMTPRDAMRAGATALVVGRPITEARDPRAAAEAIAHEADLGDKIRIQVGA is encoded by the coding sequence ATGCCCCTCCGGAACCCGATCTACGCCGCCATCGACACCGTCGACCTCGCCCAGGCCGCGCGCGTGATCCAGCGCATCGCCGGTGGCCCGGTGCCGGCGGTGGGCGGCATCAAGCTGGGGCTGGAGTTCTTCCTCGCCCACGGCGCGCCCGGCGTGCGCTACGCCTTCCCCGAGCCGGTGCGCATGACCGGTGTCGGCTTCTTCCTCGACCTGAAGCTGCACGACATCCCCAACACCGTCGCCGGCGGCATCCGCGCCGTGGCCGCGCTCGAGCCGACCTACATCACGATCCACGCCGGCGGCGGCGCGGCGATGCTCAAGGCTGCCGTCGACGAGGCCGGGCTGCAGGCCGCCAGGCTCGGCGTGCCACGTCCGAAACTGCTCGGCGTGACCGTGCTGACCTCGCTCGACGATGCCGACCTCAAGGCGACCGGCGTCAACGAGACCGCGGCCGACCAGGCGCGCCGGCTGGCGCTGCTGGCGCGCGAAGGCGGGCTCGACGGCGTGATCTGCTCGCCGCAGGAGATCGCCACGCTGCGCGCCGCGTGCGGTCCCGACTTCCTGCTGGTGACCCCCGGCATCCGCCCGGCGGGCGCCGCCGTGGGTGACCAGAAGCGGGTGATGACGCCGCGCGACGCCATGCGCGCCGGCGCCACCGCGCTGGTCGTCGGCCGGCCGATCACCGAGGCCAGGGACCCGCGCGCCGCCGCCGAGGCGATCGCCCACGAGGCCGATCTCGGCGACAAGATCCGCATCCAGGTCGGGGCCTGA
- a CDS encoding Bax inhibitor-1/YccA family protein, translated as MAQYETRPVVGTTTTVDQAAFDAGLRSHMLRVYNYMASGLALSGIVAMLVYSVPALNALFIQTGVLANGRPFMSLTILGWLAVLSPIGLILLASFRAATMSVTTTKAIYWAIVALNGVGFTLLIYRYTGTSLARTFFITAAAFAALSLYGYTTKRSLSGLGTFLFMGLIGILIAMVVNIFLASTMLHFIIASAGVLIFAGFTAYDTQRIKEQYAEAWGSDVQEKVAIFGALSLYLDFVNMFQMLLALIGDRE; from the coding sequence ATGGCTCAGTATGAAACCCGGCCCGTAGTCGGTACGACGACGACCGTCGACCAGGCTGCCTTCGATGCCGGTCTGCGCAGCCACATGCTGCGCGTCTACAACTACATGGCGTCCGGCCTGGCGCTGTCGGGCATCGTCGCGATGCTCGTCTACAGCGTGCCGGCACTCAACGCGCTGTTCATCCAGACCGGCGTGCTGGCCAACGGCCGCCCGTTCATGTCGCTCACCATTCTCGGCTGGCTCGCCGTTCTGTCGCCGATCGGCCTCATCCTGCTGGCCTCGTTCCGCGCCGCGACGATGAGCGTGACGACGACCAAGGCGATCTACTGGGCGATCGTGGCGCTCAACGGCGTCGGCTTCACCCTGCTGATCTACCGCTACACCGGCACCAGCCTGGCGCGGACCTTCTTCATCACCGCCGCCGCCTTCGCCGCGCTCAGCCTCTATGGCTACACGACCAAGCGCAGCCTGTCGGGGCTCGGCACCTTCCTGTTCATGGGCCTGATCGGCATCCTGATCGCCATGGTCGTGAACATCTTCCTCGCGAGCACGATGCTGCACTTCATCATCGCCTCCGCGGGCGTGCTGATCTTCGCCGGCTTCACCGCCTACGACACGCAGCGCATCAAGGAGCAGTATGCCGAGGCGTGGGGCAGCGACGTGCAGGAGAAGGTCGCCATCTTCGGCGCGCTCAGCCTGTACCTGGACTTCGTCAACATGTTCCAGATGCTGCTGGCGCTGATCGGCGATCGCGAATAG